In a genomic window of Thermodesulfovibrionales bacterium:
- a CDS encoding N-acetylmuramoyl-L-alanine amidase, translating into VAARENGISLQAMKNFSNFIDLIRMDLEAQAKREDSMKLASTIHGELKDNIDRPSNGIKKGPFYVLYTAKMPSVLVEASYISNPVE; encoded by the coding sequence AAGTTGCAGCAAGAGAAAATGGTATAAGTCTCCAGGCAATGAAGAACTTTTCTAATTTTATTGATCTCATAAGGATGGACTTAGAGGCCCAGGCAAAAAGGGAAGATTCAATGAAGCTCGCCTCCACAATTCATGGAGAACTTAAGGATAATATAGACAGGCCGTCAAATGGAATAAAGAAAGGCCCCTTCTATGTGCTATATACTGCAAAGATGCCCAGTGTGCTTGTTGAGGCCTCCTATATAAGCAATCCTGTTGAATAG
- a CDS encoding CbiQ family ECF transporter T component — protein sequence MTGIFILFYILYAILLFLLKGPFYLLIISLPVLFLYIKLPAKINNKGIYITLLFGLFIFIANQLHPEGKIIFKKNFIVVADDSLKNGFERAMRLIILVMAAKVLLWKFSAEELLKGFERLLGPLGKKKAVQNFIETGLLTLKALPGVSRELHKEYSEKCKSGSLIYRVKTVGLIIVTVLSKAINRPEEFF from the coding sequence ATGACAGGTATCTTCATACTTTTTTATATACTTTATGCCATTCTCCTCTTTCTCCTTAAAGGGCCATTTTATCTATTGATAATATCTTTACCAGTGCTCTTTCTTTATATAAAGCTGCCAGCAAAAATCAACAATAAGGGTATTTATATAACACTCTTATTTGGTCTTTTTATATTCATTGCGAATCAGCTTCATCCGGAAGGCAAGATAATATTTAAAAAAAATTTCATTGTAGTGGCTGATGACTCTCTGAAAAATGGTTTTGAACGAGCAATGAGATTAATAATACTTGTGATGGCTGCAAAAGTTCTTCTATGGAAATTTTCTGCTGAAGAGCTTCTTAAAGGATTTGAAAGGCTTCTCGGCCCGCTGGGAAAAAAGAAGGCGGTACAGAATTTTATAGAGACAGGTCTTCTTACCCTTAAGGCATTACCAGGGGTCAGCAGAGAACTCCATAAAGAGTATTCAGAAAAGTGTAAATCAGGAAGCCTGATTTACAGGGTAAAAACAGTAGGTCTTATAATAGTTACAGTTCTTTCAAAGGCAATAAACAGGCCGGAGGAATTCTTCTGA
- a CDS encoding D-aminoacylase: MCGGKSVIDAEGLAIAPGFIDTHGHSEFTVIADPGQEGKLFQGITTEINGNCGLSAAPLYGDYLSHRMEDLREYDIPYRWNSLNEFFEILEEIKPALNFATLVGHGNIRGSVMGFRSGKPSEKELKEMKRLLEEALLEGAIGLSSGLIYPPGIYSDTDELIELTEYGIRISKPYRPFIYASHMRSESDNLIEALEEVIEIAKRSGSPVHISHLKTAGRNNWNKIDRVLEIIHRAKDHGLTVSADRYPYTASSTDLDSVLPAWVFEGGKEEELKRLRTKSKELKKYLSTISPDEIVISSVENPENKWMEGKSLKEISINVKKEIPEVIIDILIEENLRVGAIFHSMSEDNLQRFLKEPYMTVGTDSSSRSFGGPTRKGKPHPRGFGSMPRFIGLYCRQIGLFSLEQAIMKITSLPAKIFGIKDRGIIKTGAFADLVIFDPEKIIDRADFNNPFLKPEGIHYVFINGLPAIWKGEPTLIRNGRVLRSGG, encoded by the coding sequence GTGTGTGGTGGAAAATCAGTTATTGATGCAGAGGGACTTGCCATTGCACCGGGATTTATAGATACCCATGGCCATTCTGAGTTCACGGTAATTGCAGATCCCGGGCAGGAAGGAAAGCTCTTTCAGGGAATAACAACAGAGATAAATGGTAACTGCGGACTCAGTGCTGCACCACTTTATGGTGATTATCTAAGTCATAGGATGGAGGATCTCAGGGAATATGATATCCCGTACAGATGGAACAGCCTGAATGAATTTTTTGAAATACTTGAAGAGATAAAGCCAGCCCTTAATTTTGCAACCCTCGTGGGACATGGAAACATAAGGGGCTCTGTAATGGGGTTCAGAAGCGGGAAACCGTCAGAAAAAGAATTAAAGGAGATGAAAAGGCTTCTTGAAGAAGCCCTTCTTGAGGGAGCTATAGGGCTCTCATCAGGACTCATCTATCCTCCTGGCATTTATTCAGATACCGATGAGCTCATTGAGCTTACTGAATACGGAATAAGGATATCAAAGCCATATAGACCCTTTATCTACGCTTCCCATATGAGAAGTGAATCAGATAATCTTATAGAAGCTTTGGAAGAGGTCATCGAGATAGCAAAGAGGTCCGGTTCACCTGTACATATATCCCACCTTAAGACTGCTGGAAGAAATAACTGGAATAAGATTGACAGGGTTCTGGAGATTATCCACAGGGCAAAGGATCATGGTTTAACTGTAAGTGCTGATAGATATCCCTATACTGCCTCGAGTACAGATCTTGATTCAGTTCTACCCGCATGGGTTTTTGAGGGAGGGAAAGAAGAGGAACTCAAAAGGCTCAGAACTAAGTCTAAAGAATTAAAAAAATATCTCTCAACTATCAGCCCTGATGAGATAGTTATATCCTCTGTTGAAAATCCAGAAAATAAATGGATGGAAGGTAAAAGCTTAAAAGAGATCTCCATAAATGTGAAAAAAGAAATACCTGAGGTCATAATAGATATTCTCATTGAAGAAAATCTAAGGGTAGGAGCTATCTTCCACTCAATGTCCGAGGATAATCTCCAGAGATTTTTAAAAGAACCATATATGACTGTAGGAACAGACAGCTCCTCAAGAAGTTTTGGTGGACCAACAAGAAAGGGTAAACCCCATCCAAGGGGATTCGGAAGCATGCCAAGATTCATAGGTCTCTACTGCAGACAGATAGGGCTTTTTTCTCTTGAACAGGCCATAATGAAAATTACCTCACTTCCAGCAAAGATATTCGGAATAAAAGACAGAGGAATCATAAAGACTGGTGCCTTTGCAGACCTTGTGATTTTTGACCCTGAAAAGATAATAGACAGGGCTGATTTTAATAATCCCTTTTTAAAACCAGAGGGCATACATTATGTTTTCATAAATGGACTTCCGGCAATATGGAAGGGAGAGCCTACCTTAATAAGGAATGGAAGGGTTCTGAGAAGCGGTGGATAG
- a CDS encoding type 1 glutamine amidotransferase, whose translation MDRKPVIGITMDVDEEYFKIKNHYTDAILSAGAIPLLLPPKESIITEIKNLVDGLIISGGGDIPPEYYGEKPVADNLKIVDRKRIEFEIKIIKEFLNSKKPVLGICYGMQLINVVYGGTLFQDIQGHYDGFHEIEITDNRLIPPGRYTVNSSHHQAIKKKGRGIIEIGVSLKDGIIEAIRHRDYHNLFGIQWHPERLKGQLSERIFKNFIGLLRR comes from the coding sequence GTGGATAGGAAACCTGTTATCGGAATAACAATGGATGTGGATGAAGAATACTTTAAAATTAAAAACCACTATACTGATGCCATTCTAAGTGCAGGTGCCATCCCACTGCTTCTACCACCAAAAGAAAGTATTATTACGGAGATAAAAAATCTCGTTGATGGCCTAATAATTTCAGGAGGTGGTGATATACCACCGGAATATTATGGGGAAAAACCAGTGGCTGATAACCTTAAAATAGTTGACAGGAAAAGGATAGAATTTGAAATTAAAATAATAAAAGAATTCCTTAACTCAAAAAAACCTGTCCTCGGCATATGCTATGGAATGCAGCTTATAAATGTTGTATATGGAGGCACACTTTTTCAGGATATACAGGGGCATTATGATGGATTTCATGAGATAGAAATCACTGATAACAGACTCATTCCCCCTGGCAGATATACTGTAAATTCTTCCCACCACCAGGCAATAAAGAAAAAAGGCAGAGGAATAATTGAGATAGGGGTTTCACTAAAGGATGGTATAATAGAGGCAATAAGGCACAGGGATTATCATAACCTCTTCGGAATTCAGTGGCATCCTGAAAGACTTAAAGGGCAACTATCAGAAAGGATTTTCAAAAATTTTATTGGGTTATTAAGGAGGTAA
- a CDS encoding AI-2E family transporter, whose amino-acid sequence MKVNRFYLLTVIFLIILFGYLLFRIINPFINSLIWAVVLTIIFFPLYSLFLKYLKRDYIAALLTVLIVIAFILGPFTYFGILLATELRHLSQMLTEERLMRLKDLLSHPAVSDILSYLERNFGITAEQITGEVIASITSVSKAILNNITRGITNIIGFAINFIFMIFALFFFLIGGPYYLKKVLEYLPFSEYEKKRLTCLVRDIIISTIYGGVVVALIQAFIGGISFWILGIPTPVIWGSAIAIASFIPILGAFSVWGPAALYLFLTGSILEGFILTAIGALGISTVDNILKPIIIGSRTKMPTIVLFFSVLGGIKEFGLIGLIAGPLVVALFIAVIEIFRKMEQER is encoded by the coding sequence GTGAAGGTAAACAGATTTTATCTTCTAACAGTTATTTTTCTTATTATACTTTTTGGCTATCTACTCTTCCGGATAATCAACCCCTTCATAAACTCCCTTATCTGGGCTGTTGTCCTTACAATTATATTCTTTCCTCTTTATTCTCTTTTTTTAAAGTACCTTAAAAGAGATTATATTGCTGCACTCCTTACTGTGCTGATCGTCATTGCCTTTATTCTCGGTCCATTCACATACTTTGGTATTCTTCTTGCGACTGAGCTCCGCCATCTCTCACAGATGCTTACAGAAGAGAGATTGATGCGGCTTAAGGACCTACTCAGCCATCCGGCAGTATCAGATATACTGAGTTATCTTGAAAGGAATTTCGGTATCACGGCGGAACAGATCACGGGAGAGGTCATTGCAAGCATTACATCTGTAAGTAAAGCTATTTTGAATAATATTACACGAGGTATTACAAACATCATTGGTTTTGCAATTAATTTTATATTTATGATATTTGCCCTCTTCTTTTTCCTTATAGGCGGTCCTTATTATCTAAAGAAGGTCCTTGAATATTTACCATTCAGTGAATATGAAAAAAAGAGGCTTACCTGTCTTGTGAGGGACATTATAATATCAACAATCTATGGTGGAGTTGTTGTGGCACTAATTCAGGCATTTATAGGAGGAATCTCCTTCTGGATTCTCGGGATTCCAACACCAGTTATATGGGGAAGTGCAATAGCAATTGCCTCATTCATCCCCATCCTTGGAGCCTTTTCAGTATGGGGACCGGCAGCCCTCTATCTCTTTCTCACAGGTTCTATTCTTGAAGGCTTTATTCTTACAGCCATAGGCGCCCTTGGAATAAGCACTGTTGACAATATCCTTAAACCTATAATCATAGGTTCAAGGACAAAGATGCCAACAATAGTACTCTTTTTCAGTGTCCTTGGAGGTATTAAAGAATTTGGCCTGATAGGACTTATCGCTGGTCCACTTGTGGTCGCCCTTTTCATAGCAGTCATTGAGATATTCAGGAAAATGGAGCAGGAAAGATAA
- a CDS encoding ABC transporter substrate-binding protein — protein sequence MKIGRKIFFSITLILLFLFSCSVRNRQEGAIYFRLNSNPTTLDPGLIVDVSGAGIAAKLFNGLVRLDHKLQIVPDIAERWTVSEDGKTYTFHIRKGVTFSNGREVTAQDFKYSFERILSPRFKSPNTWVLDKIDGAEDFLKGRAEDVKGIEVEGKYILKLKLKEPFSPFLGLLTMTAAYVIPEEEASRPDFATNPVGTGPFILKRWSHNNELVLERREDYFEGPAYVKKIIYRIIPEDLTAITEFELSNIDVLSLPASALKKYTKHDEKKNWLISHTGLNIYYLGINCSKAPLDNPLIRKAIAHAIDRERILKTIYEERGVLADGIVPPGLRQWSAPQTINYEPERARELIKISGYNGEPLVFYVTQDQEVIDIAEVIQEYLRKAGLNVKIRQLEWSAYKEALIKGEEHLFWLSWWADYPDPENFLFPLFHSSNRGAKGNRTMYRNPEVDKLIEIGQRTVDIKRRPALYERAEELIMNDLPLIPFWHKKDFYIIQPWIEGFNIVPVYSIDKGMNYRLRTERLKLS from the coding sequence GTGAAGATTGGAAGAAAAATATTTTTCTCAATTACTCTTATCCTTTTATTTCTTTTTTCCTGTTCTGTCCGAAACAGGCAGGAAGGGGCTATCTATTTCAGGCTAAATTCAAATCCTACCACCCTTGATCCAGGTCTCATAGTGGATGTAAGCGGTGCAGGCATAGCAGCAAAGCTCTTTAATGGACTTGTGAGACTTGATCATAAACTTCAGATTGTACCTGATATAGCTGAAAGATGGACCGTTTCAGAAGATGGAAAGACCTATACTTTTCATATAAGAAAAGGTGTAACGTTTTCAAATGGAAGGGAGGTTACAGCACAGGATTTTAAATATTCCTTTGAGCGTATTCTCTCACCCCGATTCAAGTCACCCAATACATGGGTTCTTGACAAAATTGATGGAGCAGAGGATTTTCTTAAGGGCAGGGCAGAGGATGTAAAGGGAATAGAGGTGGAGGGTAAGTATATATTAAAATTAAAACTAAAAGAACCCTTTTCACCATTCCTGGGGCTTCTTACAATGACAGCCGCCTATGTTATTCCAGAAGAAGAGGCATCAAGACCGGATTTTGCTACTAATCCTGTAGGCACAGGACCATTCATTCTTAAAAGATGGAGTCATAACAATGAGCTTGTTCTTGAAAGAAGAGAGGATTATTTTGAAGGTCCTGCTTATGTAAAAAAGATTATTTACAGAATAATTCCCGAAGACCTAACAGCAATCACAGAGTTTGAACTCTCCAACATAGATGTCCTGAGCCTGCCTGCCTCAGCCTTAAAAAAATATACAAAGCATGATGAGAAAAAAAACTGGCTTATCTCTCATACAGGACTTAATATCTATTATCTCGGTATCAATTGTTCAAAGGCACCACTTGATAATCCACTAATTAGAAAGGCAATAGCTCATGCAATAGACAGGGAAAGGATCCTTAAAACTATTTACGAAGAAAGAGGGGTACTGGCTGATGGTATAGTACCGCCAGGCTTAAGACAGTGGAGTGCTCCTCAGACCATCAATTATGAACCTGAAAGGGCAAGGGAACTTATAAAGATTTCTGGTTATAACGGAGAACCCCTTGTCTTTTATGTCACCCAGGATCAGGAGGTTATAGATATTGCAGAGGTCATTCAGGAATATCTAAGAAAGGCAGGCCTTAATGTGAAGATAAGACAGCTTGAGTGGAGTGCCTATAAAGAGGCATTGATCAAAGGAGAGGAGCATCTCTTCTGGCTTAGCTGGTGGGCAGATTATCCTGATCCTGAAAACTTCCTCTTTCCGCTCTTTCACTCCTCAAACAGAGGTGCAAAGGGAAACAGGACGATGTACAGGAATCCAGAGGTTGATAAACTTATAGAAATAGGACAGAGAACAGTTGATATAAAAAGACGACCAGCCCTTTATGAAAGGGCCGAAGAATTGATAATGAATGACCTTCCTTTAATACCCTTCTGGCACAAAAAGGATTTTTATATTATCCAGCCCTGGATAGAGGGATTTAATATAGTGCCTGTCTACAGCATAGACAAGGGGATGAATTACAGATTAAGGACAGAGAGGTTAAAATTAAGTTGA
- the htpX gene encoding zinc metalloprotease HtpX: MNTLKTMVLLVTLTVLFIFVGALLGGRAGMTIALIMALAMNFFAYWFSDKIVLRMYGARQVSEAEAPELYSIVRSLAQRAGLPMPKVYIIDADQPNAFATGRNPKHGAVAVTTGIMRLLDRNELAGVIAHELSHIKNRDILVSTIAATIAGAISYLAQMAQWAMIFGGRRDDDEGGNPLAALVMMIVAPIAAMLVQLAVSRTREYGADSGGAKIVGNPLYLANALKKLHYASQRIPLEANPATSHMFIVNPLSGGGLMKLFSTHPPIEERIARLEAMARRM; this comes from the coding sequence ATGAATACTCTTAAGACCATGGTTTTGCTGGTTACCCTTACAGTTCTATTTATTTTCGTCGGAGCTCTTCTGGGTGGAAGAGCAGGTATGACTATTGCGCTTATCATGGCGCTGGCAATGAACTTTTTTGCCTACTGGTTCAGTGATAAGATTGTGCTCAGGATGTATGGAGCAAGGCAGGTTTCAGAGGCTGAGGCTCCGGAGCTTTACTCAATAGTGAGAAGCCTTGCTCAGCGTGCAGGCCTTCCTATGCCAAAGGTTTATATAATTGATGCTGACCAGCCTAATGCCTTTGCCACAGGAAGAAACCCTAAACATGGAGCTGTTGCCGTAACAACCGGGATTATGAGGCTTCTTGACAGAAACGAGCTTGCAGGTGTTATTGCCCATGAGCTGAGCCACATTAAAAACAGGGATATCCTTGTAAGCACCATTGCAGCTACTATTGCTGGAGCAATAAGCTATCTTGCCCAGATGGCCCAGTGGGCAATGATATTTGGTGGCAGAAGGGATGATGATGAGGGTGGAAATCCTTTAGCAGCCCTTGTGATGATGATAGTTGCTCCAATTGCTGCCATGCTTGTTCAGCTGGCTGTATCAAGGACAAGGGAGTATGGTGCTGATTCAGGTGGTGCAAAAATTGTGGGCAATCCTCTTTATCTTGCAAATGCCCTTAAGAAACTTCATTATGCATCCCAGAGGATACCCCTTGAGGCAAACCCAGCCACATCCCACATGTTCATTGTTAATCCTCTTTCAGGTGGCGGACTTATGAAGCTCTTCAGCACCCATCCGCCCATTGAAGAAAGAATAGCAAGACTTGAGGCAATGGCAAGAAGGATGTAA
- a CDS encoding DUF1858 domain-containing protein: protein MVAEKKKVTKDSIIGDVIRDIPGARKVIEKYFGNGCFTCPGINLESISFGAMMHNLDPQKIVDEINSLEE from the coding sequence ATGGTTGCAGAAAAGAAAAAGGTTACAAAAGACTCAATTATTGGAGATGTGATAAGGGATATTCCTGGTGCAAGAAAGGTGATAGAGAAGTATTTTGGAAATGGCTGCTTTACCTGTCCGGGAATAAATCTTGAGTCAATATCCTTTGGAGCCATGATGCATAATCTTGATCCTCAGAAGATAGTGGATGAAATAAACTCACTGGAGGAATAA
- a CDS encoding SurA N-terminal domain-containing protein, with protein sequence MKRLIIISIILLLAIAGCGEKKSSGPVVAKVNDTAITKEDVMRKLDTLPPYAQQFFQGPQGMKRLVDELVKTEVLYAEAKKKGYDRDKEYRDQVEEFKKQYQRELERLQKEYKSRVEEFQKIAAIRLLLKKELPQNVEITDKEIRDFYERNKNNLREGGKIVEFDAVKDRIRESLIENKQAEVFNKYVEELQKKYTITINDKELETLSAPKGEGHKIN encoded by the coding sequence ATGAAAAGACTTATTATTATAAGCATAATTCTTTTGTTAGCAATTGCAGGATGCGGAGAGAAAAAATCATCCGGTCCTGTTGTGGCTAAAGTAAATGACACAGCTATTACAAAGGAAGATGTTATGAGAAAACTGGATACCCTTCCGCCCTATGCCCAGCAGTTCTTCCAGGGACCCCAGGGCATGAAGAGACTTGTCGATGAGCTTGTAAAGACAGAGGTTCTATATGCTGAGGCTAAGAAGAAGGGTTATGACAGAGACAAGGAGTATAGAGACCAGGTTGAGGAATTTAAAAAGCAATACCAGAGGGAGCTCGAAAGACTCCAGAAAGAATATAAATCCAGGGTAGAAGAATTCCAGAAAATCGCAGCCATCAGACTTCTTCTGAAAAAGGAATTACCTCAGAATGTGGAAATCACTGATAAGGAGATAAGAGACTTTTATGAAAGGAACAAAAACAATCTCAGAGAAGGTGGAAAGATCGTTGAGTTTGATGCTGTAAAAGACAGGATCAGAGAATCACTTATTGAAAACAAACAGGCAGAGGTATTTAATAAATATGTGGAAGAATTACAGAAGAAATATACTATCACTATAAATGATAAAGAACTTGAAACCCTCTCTGCCCCAAAAGGGGAAGGGCACAAAATTAATTAG
- a CDS encoding winged helix-turn-helix transcriptional regulator, whose translation MLERFENSTVWKLLLLLKKNGEMSIEEMSNALNITPIGIRQHILSLERNGFVSYRMRKKGVGRPGYIYSLTNKAEELFPNNYKNFILEVFKEIEDDGGREHIDRLFKKRKDRLFKHFSSILGNVKNFKTRLSLFLDSLKEQGYILETQERLHDVDLIQFNCPISAVSSHYREVCKYELELYRDLFGTGVDRLQCVSEGGRYCSYRIPKTN comes from the coding sequence ATGCTTGAGAGGTTCGAAAATTCCACAGTCTGGAAGCTTCTTCTTCTTCTCAAGAAAAATGGAGAGATGTCCATAGAGGAGATGAGCAATGCCCTGAACATAACCCCCATTGGAATAAGGCAGCATATACTTAGTCTTGAGCGGAATGGTTTTGTTTCTTACAGGATGAGAAAAAAGGGTGTGGGTAGGCCAGGGTATATATACAGCCTTACAAATAAAGCAGAGGAACTTTTTCCGAATAACTATAAAAATTTTATCCTCGAGGTATTTAAAGAGATTGAAGATGACGGTGGAAGAGAGCATATAGACAGGCTTTTTAAAAAAAGAAAGGACAGACTTTTTAAACACTTTTCCTCAATTCTTGGCAATGTAAAGAATTTTAAGACAAGGCTTTCTCTCTTTCTTGATTCTCTTAAAGAGCAGGGCTATATTTTAGAAACACAGGAAAGGCTTCATGATGTGGATCTGATTCAATTTAACTGTCCTATATCAGCTGTATCGAGTCATTACAGAGAAGTCTGTAAATACGAGCTCGAACTTTACAGGGATTTATTCGGCACAGGCGTTGACCGCCTTCAGTGCGTGTCAGAAGGCGGTCGTTATTGTTCTTACAGGATTCCAAAGACTAATTAA
- a CDS encoding 3-methyl-2-oxobutanoate dehydrogenase subunit VorB — MKRILMKGNEACAEAAIQAGCRFYAGYPITPQNEIPEYMSWRMPEVGGVFIQAESEIAAINMVYGASAGGARAMTSSSSPGISLKQEGISFLAGAELPAVIVNMQRGGPGLGNISGSQADYFQAVKGGGHGDYRMLVFAPYSVQELWDLTMLAFDKADEYRNPVMILGDGVVGQMMEPMYQKPYIPQENLPAKTWAVSGAKDKKPNVIKSLYMGEGELERRNYILQAKYKRMKEKEVRFEEFMTEDADILLVAFGIAARVSISAIRELRRSGIKAGLLRPITLWPFPDNRLKELSKKIRKFLVVELNSGQMVEDVRLSVCDSEVHFFGKPGGALISPEEVKNKVRDIVEKSGVISIP, encoded by the coding sequence ATGAAAAGGATATTAATGAAAGGTAATGAGGCCTGTGCTGAGGCAGCTATACAGGCTGGATGCAGATTTTACGCAGGTTATCCAATAACTCCACAGAATGAAATTCCAGAATATATGTCCTGGAGAATGCCGGAGGTTGGCGGTGTATTCATACAGGCAGAAAGTGAGATTGCAGCAATAAACATGGTTTATGGCGCTTCAGCTGGCGGTGCCAGAGCCATGACATCTTCTTCAAGTCCTGGAATAAGCCTCAAGCAGGAAGGCATATCTTTTCTTGCAGGTGCTGAACTTCCTGCTGTAATAGTGAATATGCAGAGGGGTGGTCCTGGTCTAGGAAACATCTCAGGAAGCCAGGCTGATTATTTTCAGGCTGTAAAGGGTGGTGGCCACGGTGATTACAGGATGCTCGTTTTTGCTCCCTACAGTGTACAGGAACTCTGGGATCTCACCATGCTTGCCTTTGATAAGGCAGATGAATACAGAAACCCCGTAATGATTTTGGGAGATGGTGTGGTAGGACAGATGATGGAGCCAATGTACCAGAAACCTTATATACCTCAGGAAAATCTTCCAGCCAAAACATGGGCAGTTAGCGGAGCTAAAGATAAAAAACCAAATGTTATAAAGTCTCTATATATGGGTGAAGGAGAGCTTGAAAGACGAAATTATATCCTCCAGGCAAAATATAAAAGAATGAAAGAAAAAGAAGTAAGATTTGAAGAATTCATGACAGAGGATGCAGACATTCTCCTTGTAGCCTTTGGTATTGCTGCAAGGGTCTCTATCTCTGCAATAAGAGAATTGAGAAGATCAGGTATTAAAGCAGGGCTTCTAAGACCCATAACGCTATGGCCCTTTCCAGATAATAGATTGAAGGAACTCTCAAAGAAAATTAGAAAATTCCTTGTTGTAGAATTAAATTCTGGACAGATGGTTGAGGATGTGAGGCTTTCTGTATGTGATAGCGAAGTACATTTTTTTGGAAAACCCGGAGGAGCACTGATATCTCCAGAGGAAGTAAAGAATAAAGTTCGTGATATAGTAGAAAAAAGCGGAGTAATTTCCATTCCATGA
- a CDS encoding B12-binding domain-containing radical SAM protein yields MKITLISPPFGRGGQKSKGLPIAPPVLEYLTGLTYKVRPDIEVELIDANKESFNPEEIDSNLIGFTVLTPQAPWVYRMADRLRSLGKKVVLGGIHVTALPEEAKPHADAIVLGEAENIWEELLKDAENNTLKPIYDGGYPELKGLPKPVTNLWKTRYVYGYFQTSRGCPHRCTFCSVHKFFGGKVRVRPIDEVIEEVAQSKWRLFWGIDDNIWGVNISHTIELYREMSKSVKGKWWFGSGDLVSVEHPRSDELLKYARDAGLTAVLVGWESNNLKSLEEYRATSKQAKRRRDAIKKIRDHGIEVMLFIMVGGRQDIREDFEGILKLCDELKVSAHPVMTTPFPGTDLYEAYKEHLIPGIEWDFFDGNHAVYEHPTMSPEEREELLIDLRAKLFTLPKIISRIFQISWKGFPMSHITSWMIQYPQGRAFRQYAKERKKQNIL; encoded by the coding sequence ATGAAAATAACCCTTATCTCTCCACCCTTTGGAAGGGGTGGACAGAAATCAAAAGGACTTCCTATAGCACCACCTGTCCTTGAATACCTTACAGGGCTTACATATAAAGTCAGGCCTGATATAGAAGTTGAATTGATTGATGCAAACAAAGAGTCCTTCAATCCCGAAGAGATAGACTCTAACCTTATAGGATTTACGGTTCTTACGCCTCAGGCACCCTGGGTATACAGAATGGCTGATAGATTGAGAAGCCTCGGCAAAAAGGTAGTTCTTGGTGGTATTCACGTTACAGCCCTTCCAGAAGAGGCAAAGCCCCATGCAGATGCCATAGTCCTTGGAGAGGCAGAAAATATCTGGGAAGAACTATTAAAGGATGCTGAAAATAATACCTTAAAACCGATTTATGATGGAGGCTATCCTGAACTTAAGGGTCTTCCAAAACCTGTCACCAATCTCTGGAAAACAAGATATGTATACGGCTATTTCCAGACCTCAAGAGGCTGCCCTCACAGATGCACCTTCTGCTCTGTCCATAAGTTTTTTGGAGGTAAAGTAAGAGTACGGCCAATCGATGAAGTGATCGAAGAGGTTGCCCAGAGTAAATGGAGACTTTTCTGGGGTATTGATGACAACATATGGGGAGTTAATATCTCCCACACCATTGAGCTTTACAGAGAAATGTCAAAGAGCGTAAAGGGTAAATGGTGGTTTGGCTCTGGAGATCTTGTATCAGTGGAGCACCCAAGATCAGATGAACTTTTAAAATATGCCAGGGATGCTGGTCTTACTGCTGTACTTGTTGGGTGGGAATCAAATAATCTAAAAAGTCTTGAGGAATACAGGGCAACCTCAAAACAGGCAAAGCGAAGAAGGGATGCAATAAAGAAAATTCGTGATCATGGTATAGAGGTTATGCTTTTTATAATGGTTGGTGGAAGGCAGGATATAAGGGAAGACTTTGAGGGAATACTGAAACTCTGCGATGAACTTAAGGTATCTGCTCACCCCGTTATGACAACCCCATTCCCCGGGACAGACCTTTATGAAGCGTATAAAGAACATCTCATACCAGGAATTGAATGGGACTTTTTTGATGGAAATCATGCCGTCTATGAACATCCCACGATGAGCCCTGAAGAGAGGGAAGAACTACTAATTGATCTTAGGGCAAAGCTCTTTACATTACCAAAAATTATTTCAAGGATATTCCAGATATCATGGAAAGGTTTTCCTATGAGTCATATAACATCATGGATGATCCAGTATCCTCAGGGAAGGGCATTCAGACAGTATGCAAAGGAAAGAAAAAAGCAGAATATTTTATAA